The following are encoded together in the Vibrio splendidus genome:
- the motY gene encoding flagellar protein MotY → MKKQLITGSMLFSLLMSSSVMAQEKRYGASPQQSAWEMVANTPLECRLVHPIPNFGDAEFSSRASKKIILDFELKMRRPMGATRNVSLISMPPPWRPGESADRMTTIKFFQQFDGYVGGQTAWGILSELEKGRYPTFSYQEWQSRDQRIEVSLSSVLFQEKYNVFSDCIANLLPYSFEDISFTILHYDRNSDQLNKSSRKRLSQIADYVRYNQDIDLVLVATYTDSADSKGISQNLSERRAESLREYFKSLGLPEDRIQVQGYGKRRPIADNNSPIGKDQNRRVVISLGRTQV, encoded by the coding sequence ATGAAGAAACAACTCATAACAGGTTCAATGCTATTTTCGCTACTTATGTCGTCATCGGTCATGGCACAAGAAAAGCGTTATGGAGCATCTCCTCAACAGTCGGCGTGGGAGATGGTGGCTAACACGCCACTAGAATGTCGCTTGGTTCACCCGATTCCAAATTTTGGTGATGCTGAGTTCTCATCTCGCGCGAGTAAAAAAATCATTTTGGACTTTGAGCTTAAAATGCGCCGCCCAATGGGTGCGACGCGTAATGTCAGTTTGATCTCGATGCCGCCACCTTGGCGTCCGGGTGAAAGTGCTGATCGCATGACAACCATTAAGTTCTTCCAACAATTTGATGGCTACGTTGGCGGTCAAACGGCGTGGGGAATCTTGAGTGAGCTAGAGAAAGGACGTTACCCGACATTCAGTTACCAAGAGTGGCAGAGCCGAGATCAGCGTATCGAAGTGTCGTTATCGTCGGTGTTGTTCCAAGAAAAGTACAATGTGTTCAGTGACTGTATTGCTAACCTACTGCCTTACAGCTTTGAAGATATCTCTTTCACTATTTTGCATTACGATCGTAATAGTGATCAGCTGAACAAATCATCACGTAAAAGGTTAAGCCAGATAGCTGACTATGTTCGCTATAACCAAGACATTGATCTGGTGCTGGTGGCCACGTATACCGATTCTGCTGACAGCAAAGGCATTAGCCAGAATCTTTCAGAGCGAAGAGCAGAATCGTTAAGAGAGTACTTTAAGTCACTCGGTTTACCGGAAGACCGTATTCAAGTGCAAGGTTATGGTAAGCGTCGTCCAATTGCCGACAACAATTCACCAATTGGTAAAGATCAAAACCGCCGCGTTGTTATCTCATTGGGTAGAACGCAGGTTTAG
- the rnt gene encoding ribonuclease T → MTVENEALTLKKRFRGYFPVVIDVETAGFNAETDALLEICAITLKMDENGDLHPASTLHFHIEPFEGANIEQAALDFNGIKDPFSPLRGAVSEQEALKEIYKLVRKEQKASDCSRAIMVAHNATFDLNFVNAASERCKLKRVPFHPFATFDTAALSGLAYGQTVLAKACRTAGMEFDNKEAHSALYDTQKTTELFCGIVNKWKALGGWPLVDEE, encoded by the coding sequence ATGACTGTAGAAAACGAAGCTCTGACCCTAAAAAAACGCTTTCGTGGCTATTTTCCAGTGGTCATCGACGTGGAAACCGCAGGGTTTAACGCTGAAACCGATGCATTATTAGAAATCTGTGCCATTACATTAAAAATGGATGAGAACGGAGATCTGCACCCTGCATCAACGCTTCATTTTCACATTGAGCCTTTTGAAGGCGCAAATATAGAGCAGGCAGCATTAGACTTTAACGGAATTAAAGACCCATTTAGCCCATTACGTGGTGCAGTGTCGGAACAAGAAGCCCTTAAAGAAATCTACAAGCTAGTGAGAAAAGAACAAAAAGCTTCAGATTGCAGTCGCGCAATCATGGTTGCTCACAACGCTACATTCGATTTGAACTTCGTTAATGCAGCAAGTGAGCGCTGTAAGCTTAAACGCGTCCCTTTCCATCCATTTGCTACTTTTGACACTGCAGCTCTTAGTGGTCTTGCCTACGGTCAAACCGTTTTGGCTAAAGCTTGCCGCACTGCAGGGATGGAATTTGACAACAAAGAAGCACACTCTGCTTTGTATGATACGCAAAAAACCACAGAGTTATTTTGCGGCATTGTAAACAAATGGAAAGCCCTTGGTGGTTGGCCTCTTGTTGACGAAGAATAA
- a CDS encoding Na+/H+ antiporter family protein, giving the protein MNPVVISVCIMLVLALMRVNVVVALTFSAIIGGVASGMGLNDAVAAFESGLGGGATIALSYAMLGTFAVAISRSGITDLLAQSVIKRIHGKENSAASNGLKYGILASLILVTMSSQNVIPVHIAFIPILIPPLLGVFAKMNLDRRLVACVLTFGLITPYMVLPIGFGGIFLNNILLKNLHDNGLENVVASQVPMAMLLPAAGMIFGLLTAVFFTYRKPRQYKETSHTVVSTEVKEINKKHILVAAAGIVAALTVQLSTGSMIIGALAGFMVFTFGGVIAWKETHDVFTKGVHMMAMIGFIMIAAAGFAAVMKQTGGVESLVEALSTSIGDNKPLAALLMLIVGLLVTMGIGSSFSTIPILATIYVPLAAAFGFSPMATIALVGTAAALGDAGSPASDSTLGPTSGLNADGQHEHVWETVVPTFLHYNIPLIVFGWVAAMVL; this is encoded by the coding sequence ATGAATCCTGTTGTAATTTCAGTTTGCATCATGCTTGTTTTAGCTTTGATGCGCGTAAACGTAGTCGTTGCTCTCACGTTCAGCGCAATTATCGGTGGCGTAGCCTCTGGTATGGGCTTGAACGACGCAGTCGCGGCTTTCGAAAGTGGATTAGGTGGTGGTGCAACTATCGCACTTAGCTACGCTATGCTTGGTACATTCGCTGTCGCTATCTCACGTTCTGGTATCACAGACCTGCTTGCTCAAAGCGTCATTAAGCGCATTCACGGTAAAGAGAACAGTGCGGCATCTAATGGTCTAAAATATGGCATCCTAGCGTCTTTGATCCTAGTGACCATGTCTTCGCAAAACGTAATCCCTGTGCATATCGCCTTTATCCCAATCTTAATCCCACCTCTATTAGGCGTATTCGCAAAAATGAACCTAGACCGTCGTCTGGTTGCGTGTGTACTTACTTTTGGTCTGATTACTCCGTATATGGTTCTACCTATCGGTTTTGGTGGCATCTTCCTAAACAATATCCTACTTAAAAACCTTCACGACAACGGTCTTGAAAACGTAGTAGCAAGCCAAGTACCAATGGCAATGTTGTTACCAGCTGCAGGCATGATCTTTGGCCTTCTTACGGCAGTGTTCTTTACTTACCGTAAGCCACGTCAATACAAAGAAACGTCTCATACTGTTGTTTCAACCGAAGTGAAAGAGATCAACAAGAAGCACATCCTAGTGGCTGCTGCTGGTATTGTTGCTGCGCTAACGGTTCAACTATCGACAGGTTCTATGATCATCGGTGCTTTGGCTGGTTTCATGGTATTCACCTTCGGTGGTGTAATCGCTTGGAAAGAGACACACGATGTCTTCACTAAAGGCGTTCACATGATGGCAATGATCGGTTTCATCATGATTGCAGCGGCAGGTTTCGCGGCAGTTATGAAGCAAACAGGTGGCGTTGAATCTCTGGTTGAAGCACTTTCAACCAGCATTGGCGACAACAAGCCTCTAGCAGCACTGCTTATGCTAATCGTTGGCCTATTGGTAACAATGGGTATCGGCTCATCGTTCTCTACGATTCCAATCCTTGCGACTATCTACGTTCCTCTTGCGGCAGCATTTGGTTTCTCACCAATGGCAACCATTGCTTTAGTAGGTACAGCCGCAGCGCTAGGTGATGCGGGCTCTCCTGCTTCTGACTCAACATTAGGTCCAACATCGGGTCTAAATGCTGATGGACAGCATGAGCACGTTTGGGAAACCGTTGTACCGACATTCTTACACTACAACATCCCACTGATCGTATTCGGTTGGGTTGCGGCTATGGTTCTGTAA
- a CDS encoding DsbA family protein translates to MDVKLHYVHDPMCSWCWGYKPTLELLKQQLPASIEFNYVVGGLAPDSEDPMSEEMKGKLQAIWKQIEAKLGTEFNHEFWTECQPVRSTYPACRAVIAAGFQDHYEAMLEAIQHAYYLRAMLPHSQETHLQLAEELGMNVQQFENDLSSKLLESELDDQLGFKEAIGVHSYPTLMLEVNGIFTAVELDYHSTEATLKSIREVLVNNVPAV, encoded by the coding sequence ATGGACGTAAAACTTCATTATGTGCATGACCCAATGTGCAGTTGGTGCTGGGGTTATAAGCCAACATTAGAACTCTTAAAACAGCAGCTACCTGCGAGTATTGAGTTTAACTACGTAGTCGGTGGTTTGGCCCCTGATTCTGAAGATCCAATGTCAGAAGAGATGAAAGGTAAGCTGCAAGCTATCTGGAAGCAGATTGAAGCTAAGTTGGGTACTGAGTTCAACCACGAATTCTGGACTGAATGCCAACCAGTTCGTAGCACTTACCCTGCTTGTCGTGCCGTGATCGCTGCTGGTTTTCAAGACCATTACGAAGCGATGCTTGAAGCAATTCAACACGCTTACTACCTTCGTGCGATGTTGCCACACAGTCAAGAAACGCATTTGCAGTTAGCGGAAGAGCTAGGGATGAATGTACAACAGTTTGAAAATGATCTTTCTAGTAAGTTATTGGAAAGCGAATTAGATGACCAGTTAGGCTTTAAAGAAGCGATCGGTGTGCATTCTTACCCGACGTTAATGCTTGAAGTTAACGGTATTTTTACGGCAGTAGAACTGGATTACCATTCAACGGAAGCGACGCTTAAGTCTATTCGCGAAGTATTGGTGAATAACGTTCCCGCTGTATAA
- a CDS encoding Grx4 family monothiol glutaredoxin, with translation METIDKIKQQIEENTILLYMKGSPKLPSCGFSSQASQALMACGEKFAYVDILQNPDIRAELPAYAQWPTFPQLWVDGELIGGCDIILEMFQKGELQPIVKEAAAKVAGDDAE, from the coding sequence ATGGAAACTATCGATAAAATCAAACAGCAAATTGAAGAAAACACCATTCTACTTTACATGAAAGGTTCTCCTAAGCTGCCAAGCTGTGGTTTTTCTTCTCAAGCATCTCAAGCTCTAATGGCATGTGGTGAAAAATTTGCTTACGTAGATATCCTACAAAACCCTGACATCCGTGCAGAGCTTCCAGCTTACGCACAATGGCCAACGTTCCCACAACTTTGGGTTGACGGTGAGCTGATCGGTGGTTGTGACATCATTCTTGAGATGTTCCAAAAAGGCGAACTTCAGCCAATCGTTAAAGAAGCGGCTGCTAAAGTAGCTGGCGACGACGCTGAGTAA
- the sodB gene encoding superoxide dismutase [Fe]: MAFELPALPYAKDALEPHISAETLDFHHGKHHNTYVVKLNGLIPGTEFEGKTLEEIVKTSTGGVFNNAAQIWNHTFYWHCLAPKAGGEPTGAVAEAINAAFGSFEEFKAKFTDSAINNFGSSWTWLVKKADGSLDIVNTSNAATPLTEEGVTPLLTVDLWEHAYYIDFRNVRPDYMAAFWNLVNWSFVEENLAK, encoded by the coding sequence ATGGCATTTGAACTACCGGCTCTTCCTTACGCGAAAGACGCGCTAGAACCACACATCTCAGCAGAAACGCTAGATTTCCACCACGGTAAGCACCACAACACTTACGTTGTTAAGCTAAACGGTCTTATCCCAGGTACTGAGTTTGAAGGCAAAACACTAGAAGAGATCGTTAAGACTTCTACTGGTGGTGTTTTCAATAACGCTGCTCAAATCTGGAACCACACGTTCTACTGGCACTGTCTTGCTCCTAAAGCAGGCGGCGAACCAACTGGCGCTGTTGCAGAAGCAATCAACGCTGCATTCGGTTCTTTCGAAGAATTCAAAGCGAAATTCACTGATTCAGCAATCAACAACTTCGGTTCTTCTTGGACTTGGTTAGTTAAGAAAGCTGACGGTTCTCTAGACATCGTTAACACTTCTAACGCTGCTACTCCTCTAACAGAAGAAGGTGTTACTCCACTTCTAACTGTTGACCTATGGGAACACGCTTACTACATCGATTTCCGCAATGTTCGCCCTGACTACATGGCTGCATTCTGGAACCTAGTAAACTGGTCTTTCGTAGAAGAGAACCTAGCTAAGTAA
- a CDS encoding VC2046/SO_2500 family protein — protein sequence MQIHTLDKAGIINELKFGIGISQAVEQGRRADFALLLSMFSNDVRDCTPIDTIEVTETTEDRLRKHFGVAEPQQLRSNQSSYEISAQQSNHFHQASLASAKLSHYLKPEALAFMPEDTADLPEEVYQNLSGHDRRKLAKKQVPDLPLATLYNELSTAQRQYQIQAQV from the coding sequence ATGCAAATACATACTTTAGACAAAGCAGGAATCATCAACGAACTGAAGTTCGGCATCGGGATCAGCCAAGCGGTTGAGCAAGGTCGCCGTGCAGATTTCGCGTTGCTGTTGTCTATGTTTTCTAATGACGTTCGTGATTGCACGCCGATTGACACCATTGAAGTCACAGAGACAACTGAAGATCGCCTGCGTAAACACTTCGGCGTTGCAGAACCGCAGCAGCTGCGTTCGAACCAATCTTCGTATGAAATTTCAGCTCAGCAATCTAATCATTTTCATCAAGCTAGCCTTGCCAGCGCAAAACTCAGCCATTACTTGAAACCGGAAGCGCTTGCCTTCATGCCTGAAGATACAGCCGACTTACCCGAAGAGGTTTACCAAAACCTTTCTGGTCATGACCGACGTAAATTGGCAAAAAAACAGGTACCTGATTTGCCACTTGCTACGCTCTACAATGAACTATCAACTGCCCAGCGTCAGTACCAAATTCAAGCTCAAGTATAG
- a CDS encoding SDR family oxidoreductase produces the protein MEIKSSIILVTSAGSQLGGTIANHFVNLGATVILCDKDTEALQATYLQCARFSDSVYHYTLKSNDNQAILSVFDFIQTTFNTTPDVLVNNWISSPMPSLIGDQPVSSFINDLSSMATTLFAFGQISAERLREEDKEGVIVNVISHDDFHDVSGLESANSMITGFTHSWAKELTPFGIRVGGVVPAIHNSDGKLNRCHWAQLQDELTRTTEYIVSNDYFSGRVVAAEV, from the coding sequence ATGGAAATAAAAAGCTCAATCATATTGGTGACATCTGCAGGCTCGCAACTCGGAGGGACGATTGCGAACCACTTTGTTAACCTTGGAGCCACAGTCATCCTTTGTGATAAAGACACGGAAGCACTTCAAGCGACCTATTTACAATGTGCTCGTTTTTCTGACTCGGTTTACCACTACACACTCAAAAGCAATGACAACCAAGCAATTCTCAGCGTGTTTGATTTTATTCAAACCACCTTCAACACTACGCCCGATGTACTGGTCAATAATTGGATAAGCTCCCCGATGCCAAGCCTAATTGGCGATCAACCTGTCAGTAGCTTTATCAATGATCTTTCTTCTATGGCTACGACTCTTTTCGCATTTGGGCAAATCAGTGCCGAGAGATTACGAGAGGAGGATAAAGAAGGCGTTATTGTGAATGTGATCTCTCACGATGACTTCCATGACGTGTCCGGCTTAGAGAGTGCGAACTCAATGATTACTGGCTTTACCCATAGCTGGGCCAAAGAACTGACTCCATTTGGTATTCGAGTCGGCGGTGTTGTCCCGGCAATCCATAACTCCGATGGCAAGCTCAACCGATGCCACTGGGCTCAGCTGCAAGATGAGCTGACCAGAACAACGGAATACATCGTCTCTAATGATTACTTTAGTGGACGAGTGGTCGCTGCTGAGGTTTAG
- the adhE gene encoding bifunctional acetaldehyde-CoA/alcohol dehydrogenase, whose translation MPVTNLAELDALVARVKAAQEEFATFSQEKVDAIFRAASLAANHARIPLAQQAVAESGMGIVEDKVIKNHFASEFIYNKYKDEKTCGILEEDDSLGTMTIAEPVGIICGIVPTTNPTSTAIFKSLISLKTRNGIIFSPHPRAKNSTNDAAKLVLDAAVKAGAPKDIIGWIDQPSVELSNALMKHDGIALILATGGPGMVKAAYSSGKPAIGVGAGNVPVVIDETADIKRAVASILMSKTFDNGVVCASEQAAIVVSEVYDEVKERFASHKAHVLSKTDADKVRKVLLIDGNLNAKIVGQPAPAIAEMAGVKVPADTKVLVGEGLGKVSYDDEFAHEKLSPTLGLFRADDFEDAVAQAVTMVEIGGIGHTSGLYTNQDVNADRIRYFGDKMKTARILINIPTTHGGIGDLYNFNVAPSLTLGCGSWGGNSISENVGPKHLINKKTVAKRAENMLWHKLPKSIYFRRGSLPIAMSDLEGKKRAFLVTDRFLFNNGYADDVVQILKSQGIEVQVFFDVEADPTLSVVEKGAEAMKSFQPDVILALGGGSPMDAAKIMWVMYEHPETHFEELAMRFMDIRKRIYKFPKMGKKAELVCITTTSGTGSEVTPFAVVTDDKTGAKYPLADYEITPNMAVVDANLVMNMPKSLTAFGGYDAVTHALEAYVSVLANEYSDGQALQALKMLKEYLPSSYKNGSADPIAREKVHNAATIAGIAFANAFLGVCHSMAHKIGAEFHLPHGLANALLISNVVRYNANDNPTKQTAFSQYDRPQARRRYAEVADHLGLSQAGDRTAQKIERLLTWLEELKNDLDIPLSIQAAGVNESDFIAKLDELAVEAFDDQCTGANPRYPLITELKEVLTTSYFGTPYVEGETFEGTTVILKKADQKPADAKAPKAKKEKANA comes from the coding sequence ATGCCTGTAACTAACTTAGCGGAACTTGATGCTCTAGTAGCTCGCGTTAAAGCAGCACAAGAAGAATTTGCAACATTCTCTCAAGAGAAAGTAGACGCAATCTTCCGTGCAGCTTCTCTTGCTGCTAACCACGCTCGTATCCCACTTGCACAACAAGCAGTTGCTGAATCTGGAATGGGAATTGTTGAAGATAAGGTTATCAAAAACCACTTTGCATCTGAATTTATCTACAACAAATACAAAGACGAAAAAACATGTGGCATCTTAGAAGAAGATGACAGCCTAGGCACAATGACTATAGCTGAGCCTGTAGGTATCATCTGTGGTATCGTTCCAACAACGAACCCAACTTCTACAGCAATCTTCAAATCTCTAATCTCTCTTAAGACACGTAACGGCATCATCTTCTCGCCACACCCACGTGCAAAGAACTCTACTAACGACGCTGCTAAACTTGTTTTAGATGCGGCTGTTAAAGCGGGCGCACCAAAAGACATCATCGGTTGGATCGACCAACCATCTGTAGAGCTTTCTAACGCGCTTATGAAGCACGACGGTATCGCGCTTATCCTAGCTACTGGTGGTCCAGGCATGGTTAAAGCAGCATACTCTTCTGGTAAGCCTGCTATCGGTGTTGGTGCTGGTAACGTTCCTGTAGTTATCGATGAAACAGCTGACATCAAACGTGCTGTAGCATCTATTCTTATGTCTAAAACATTCGATAACGGCGTAGTATGTGCTTCTGAGCAAGCTGCAATCGTAGTTAGCGAAGTATATGACGAAGTTAAAGAGCGTTTTGCTTCTCACAAAGCTCACGTTTTATCTAAAACTGACGCAGATAAAGTACGTAAAGTTCTTCTTATCGACGGCAACCTAAACGCTAAAATCGTAGGTCAACCTGCTCCAGCAATCGCTGAAATGGCGGGTGTTAAAGTTCCTGCTGATACTAAAGTTCTTGTAGGTGAAGGTCTTGGTAAAGTTTCTTACGATGACGAATTCGCTCACGAGAAACTGTCTCCAACTCTAGGTCTATTCCGCGCAGACGATTTCGAAGACGCTGTTGCTCAAGCGGTAACGATGGTTGAAATCGGTGGTATCGGTCACACGTCTGGTCTTTACACTAACCAAGACGTAAACGCAGATCGTATTCGTTACTTCGGTGACAAGATGAAGACGGCTCGTATCCTAATCAACATCCCTACTACTCACGGTGGTATCGGTGACCTGTACAACTTCAACGTTGCACCTTCTCTAACTCTTGGTTGTGGTTCATGGGGTGGTAACTCTATCTCTGAGAACGTAGGTCCTAAGCACCTTATCAACAAGAAAACTGTAGCGAAGCGAGCTGAAAATATGTTGTGGCACAAACTACCTAAGTCTATCTACTTCCGTCGTGGCAGCCTTCCAATCGCAATGAGCGACCTAGAAGGTAAGAAACGCGCATTCCTAGTAACTGACCGTTTCCTATTCAACAACGGTTACGCAGATGACGTAGTACAAATCCTGAAATCGCAAGGTATTGAAGTTCAAGTATTCTTCGATGTAGAAGCGGATCCAACATTGTCTGTTGTTGAGAAAGGCGCTGAAGCAATGAAGAGCTTCCAGCCTGACGTAATCCTTGCTCTAGGTGGCGGTTCTCCAATGGATGCAGCTAAGATCATGTGGGTTATGTACGAGCACCCAGAAACTCACTTCGAAGAACTTGCAATGCGCTTTATGGATATCCGTAAACGTATCTACAAGTTCCCTAAAATGGGTAAAAAAGCTGAGCTTGTATGTATCACTACAACTTCAGGTACGGGTTCAGAAGTTACGCCTTTCGCCGTTGTTACTGACGACAAGACGGGTGCTAAATACCCACTAGCGGATTACGAAATCACGCCAAACATGGCTGTTGTTGATGCTAACCTAGTAATGAACATGCCTAAGTCTCTAACAGCGTTCGGTGGTTACGATGCCGTAACTCACGCTCTTGAAGCTTACGTATCAGTTCTTGCGAATGAATACTCTGATGGTCAAGCTCTACAAGCTCTTAAGATGCTTAAAGAATACCTACCATCAAGCTACAAAAACGGTTCAGCAGACCCAATCGCTCGTGAGAAAGTACACAACGCTGCAACGATTGCTGGTATTGCCTTTGCGAACGCATTCCTAGGTGTGTGTCACTCAATGGCTCACAAAATTGGTGCTGAGTTCCACCTACCACACGGTCTTGCTAACGCACTACTTATCTCAAACGTTGTACGTTACAACGCGAACGATAACCCAACTAAGCAAACTGCATTCTCTCAGTACGACCGCCCACAAGCACGTCGTCGTTACGCTGAAGTTGCTGACCACCTAGGCCTAAGCCAAGCTGGTGACCGTACTGCTCAGAAGATTGAACGTCTACTAACTTGGTTAGAAGAGCTTAAGAACGACCTAGACATCCCACTATCAATCCAAGCTGCGGGTGTTAACGAGTCTGACTTCATCGCTAAACTAGACGAGCTAGCTGTTGAAGCGTTCGATGACCAGTGTACAGGTGCTAACCCACGTTACCCACTAATCACTGAGCTAAAAGAAGTACTAACAACGTCTTACTTCGGTACTCCTTACGTTGAAGGTGAAACTTTCGAAGGCACTACAGTGATTCTTAAGAAAGCTGACCAAAAGCCAGCTGACGCGAAAGCGCCAAAAGCTAAAAAAGAAAAAGCTAACGCGTAA
- a CDS encoding YchE family NAAT transporter has translation MQGLELAIFMQFFLGLVAAVNPIGIMPVFVSLTAHMPPEERNRTALQANIAVAVILIVSLVAGQMLLDMFSISLDSFRVAGGLLLLSIAFSMMSGKLGEDKQNKQEKSEYISKEQIGVVPLAMPLMAGPGAISSTIVYGSRYPAAIDTVGIGISIIAFATCSWLLFRSAPVIVRFLGQTGINVITRIMGLILGALGIEFIANGLRNLFPGLA, from the coding sequence ATGCAAGGCTTAGAACTCGCAATTTTTATGCAATTCTTCCTTGGGCTTGTTGCTGCCGTAAACCCTATCGGCATCATGCCTGTTTTTGTTTCTCTTACTGCTCATATGCCGCCAGAAGAGAGGAACAGGACAGCCTTACAAGCAAACATTGCTGTTGCCGTTATCCTGATTGTGTCGCTTGTTGCGGGGCAAATGCTGCTTGATATGTTTAGCATCTCGCTAGATTCATTTCGTGTTGCAGGTGGTTTGCTATTGCTGAGCATCGCATTTTCGATGATGAGCGGTAAGCTCGGTGAAGATAAACAGAACAAACAAGAGAAATCTGAATACATAAGCAAAGAGCAAATCGGAGTTGTTCCACTGGCTATGCCGCTAATGGCGGGTCCGGGTGCAATCAGCTCGACCATTGTTTATGGGTCTCGCTATCCAGCAGCCATTGATACCGTAGGCATCGGCATTAGTATCATCGCGTTTGCAACATGCTCTTGGCTTCTGTTCCGTTCAGCGCCAGTTATCGTTCGCTTTTTAGGTCAAACGGGTATCAACGTGATCACTCGTATCATGGGCTTGATTCTTGGCGCATTGGGCATCGAGTTCATCGCCAATGGCCTACGTAATCTGTTCCCAGGTTTGGCATAA
- a CDS encoding ion transporter, with protein sequence MSRKPLKHHLYVIIFGTHTPAGRAFDISLIVAILASLLVLILESIPNVMTEWSQQLRYIEYTFTALFTLEYLLRLYCSPKPKSYATSFYGVVDLLAILPTYLAIIFPGASFMGVVRLLRVMRIFRILKLVRYLQDSNILLRSLLMARRKILIFFSTVGILVVIFGALIFVIEGPENGFTSIPHSIYWAIVTITTVGYGDMIPQTALGKAIASLTMLLGYSILAVPTGIITAELSNEMNSHKELVKCPNCNRAGHDSDAMYCKHCASELADPDKRVVTDETE encoded by the coding sequence ATGTCACGCAAGCCACTCAAGCATCATTTGTACGTCATTATCTTTGGTACTCACACGCCAGCCGGACGTGCATTTGATATCTCTCTGATCGTTGCAATCTTGGCTTCGCTGTTGGTTCTGATCTTAGAGTCCATACCTAATGTGATGACCGAATGGTCACAGCAGCTGCGTTATATCGAATACACCTTTACAGCCCTCTTTACTCTCGAGTATTTGTTGAGACTTTATTGCTCTCCAAAACCTAAATCCTACGCCACCAGCTTTTACGGTGTCGTTGACCTATTGGCGATTCTTCCAACCTACCTAGCGATCATCTTCCCAGGCGCTTCATTTATGGGTGTAGTGAGACTGCTGCGTGTGATGCGTATCTTCCGAATCCTAAAACTGGTTCGCTACCTGCAAGATTCCAATATCTTGTTGCGCTCACTGTTGATGGCACGACGAAAGATACTGATCTTTTTCAGTACAGTGGGTATCTTGGTCGTTATCTTCGGCGCTCTGATCTTTGTTATTGAAGGACCAGAAAATGGCTTCACCAGTATTCCCCACAGTATTTATTGGGCAATCGTAACCATCACCACGGTTGGCTACGGTGACATGATCCCCCAAACTGCGTTAGGTAAAGCGATCGCTTCACTTACCATGCTGTTGGGTTACTCTATCCTAGCCGTCCCAACGGGTATCATTACCGCAGAACTCAGTAATGAAATGAACTCACACAAAGAGTTGGTTAAATGCCCGAACTGCAACCGAGCAGGCCATGATTCGGATGCCATGTATTGCAAACACTGTGCGAGTGAATTGGCAGACCCAGACAAGCGTGTCGTCACCGACGAAACAGAATAA
- a CDS encoding prepilin-type N-terminal cleavage/methylation domain-containing protein: MKANLKGFTLIELIVVIVIIGVLAVVAAPRFLNIQHDARASVIEGLGASVHTAADLAFEKAAVEGMEDQASYSIPDYGTVQFGYPAVQKGGMENFLAIESGYHDLTAEWTWAAHNNGSVQTPDIWVITRSEYLKDMVGDDFNTAIEKTQCYVKYTAAMEANDDYQVEVFTDGC, encoded by the coding sequence ATGAAAGCAAACCTTAAAGGTTTTACTCTTATCGAGTTGATTGTTGTTATCGTCATTATTGGTGTTTTAGCGGTTGTTGCAGCACCTAGGTTTTTAAACATACAACATGATGCAAGGGCTTCGGTTATTGAAGGGTTAGGAGCGTCCGTTCACACAGCTGCTGATTTAGCATTCGAAAAAGCAGCAGTCGAGGGCATGGAAGATCAAGCTTCTTATTCGATTCCAGATTACGGTACTGTACAGTTCGGTTATCCTGCGGTTCAAAAGGGAGGTATGGAAAACTTCCTTGCAATCGAGTCGGGCTATCACGATTTAACCGCAGAGTGGACTTGGGCGGCTCACAATAACGGCTCAGTGCAAACCCCTGACATTTGGGTTATCACTCGATCTGAGTATCTAAAGGATATGGTGGGTGATGATTTCAATACCGCTATCGAGAAGACCCAATGCTATGTGAAATACACGGCCGCAATGGAAGCAAATGATGACTACCAAGTGGAAGTTTTCACAGACGGCTGTTAG